CGCAATTCCACGTCCACGCCTGCGGTCGGCTCATCCAGCACGATCACCGGCGGCCGGTGCACGAGCGCCTGCGCGACCAGTACGCGCCGCTTCATTCCGCCGGACAACGCGCGCATGTTGACGTCCGCCTTCTCGGTCAGATCCAGATTGGCCATCACCTCGTCGATCCAGTCGTCGTTGCGGGCCAAACCGAAATAGCCGGATTGAATGCGAAGGCATTCACGTACAGTAAAAAAGGGGTCGAACACTAACTCTTGAGGCACCACGCCAAGCGCGCGCCGCGCACGCCTGAAGTCTGTGACGACATCGTGGCCCCGCACCGCGATCGATCCTTCGTCCGCGCGCGCCAGACCCGCAAGTATGCTGATCAGCGTCGTCTTGCCTGCGCCGTTGGGGCCGAGCAATCCGAAGAACTCGCCATCCTCGACGGTGAACGACACGCCTTTAAGCGCCTGCAAATCGCGATAGCGCTTCTTGACGTTGTGGATTTCTATGGCTGACATGAGTGTGCGGCGCAACGGCGCCGGCAGAGTTTGCAGACCTGCCCGTGCAGGCTGCGCGGGCGGGCAATGGCCTATCGACGGCCTGGAAAACGCTTGATTATAGGCGAAGTCGGCGGGTCGCCGCGAGGGGGGCCGATTGGCCCCGTGGCCTACGCCGTCACCTGGAACAACGTGACAGCGTCAATGTCGGCGGGACAAAACCAGCGTCTGGACGCCGTAGGCTTGGGCAAGGCTGGCCAATCCGTCGGGCAGGTTCAGGATCGAGAACGATGCCGCGTGACGCACGCGAGCCGCACGTTGCCACGCCAGCAATACCGCCAACGCCGACGAATCGAATTGCTGCAGGCAGGCGCAATCCACGCCGGTCGCGCCGCCGGCGATATGGTTCAGGCCAACCTCGAGCACAGCGTTCGCCGTCGCGAACGTCAGGGCCTGCCCCGTTTCGAAGATTGTCACGATGTGCTCTTGGCCGCGGTGGCCGGCGTATTTTTCTCCGATAGGTAGGTGATCAAGCCATCGATCCCGTGTTGCTGGATCTGTTCATTGAACTGTTGCTGGTATGTTTGCACGAGCCACGCACCGGCGACATTCAAATCATAGACCCGCCAGCCATGGGCGGTCTTCTCCATCCGATAGTCGAGCTGGATCGGCCGACCATTGTTAATCACCGTCGAGCGTACGACGACGTCGGTATCGGTCGGCGCCGCACGCAGCGGCTGATATTGAATTTCCTGATTGCCGACCTGCGACAGCGCCCCGGAATAGGTCCGAATCAGCAGCATCTTGAATTGCTCGACAATCTGCTGCTGCTGTTGCGGCGTCGCGGTGCGCCAGTGCCGCCCCATGACTAGACGCGTCGTCCTCGCAAAGTCGGTGTACGGCAGAATTTTTTGGTTAACAACCTGCGTGATCCGGTCAATGTCGCCGGCTTTGAGCGACGGGTCGGCGCGCACGATGCTCAGCACGTCGGTCGTTACCGATTTCAACAGCCCATCCGGTGTGCCTGTATCAATGGCCGGTGCTTCGGCAAACGAACCGGCACTGAACGACAGCAGCGTGGCAACGACGGGGATCAGTAAAAATTTTTTCATTAACTCAGTCCTATCGATTGTTTCTTTCCGCTATGGTCAACGATCATCGAACATTGGAGCGAATTGCGCAGTTCGAGTTTCCTTCACCGCGAAGCATACTCACCTGAACCGAAGATTCGGGATGCTATAGGGACGGCCGCCGGGTGGAATCATCTGCTGGCTTGGCACGTGCGTCTCCGACGCCAATCGCGCCGCAGCAGCATCCGGCTTGGCCGCGCCGGTCGGCTCCTGCCGTTGTAGGGCCGATGCCCCCTGCGCTGCGTCGGGCTGCGGTGCAGCGGCCGGTACAGGCGGTCGCGTCGCCGCGGGGTGGGCAGGGCCGGCGCCCGCAGTCTCAGCAGCCCCAACAGCTCCGGTAGCACCAACGGCCGCGCCGGCAGCCGGCGCACCTTCGGCGCCAGGCGTCGGTATGCCATCGTCAGTCGGGCCGGTGTCAGCGTCCGATTCATCGTCGTACGCGGGCGGCGGCGGATTGCCATCCGAAATCAGGTACTGGCGCCGTTGCAAATGGGCGTTGCGCACAAACGAGTACTTGTCGAGCGCCGCATTAGACAGCAGGTCGGTCGCACCGAGCAGCGCCGCGCGCGTGCTGACAATGCGCACACCATATAACGTCGTGCGCAGCCAGATCGGACGCATGTAGGCAGTCAGGTCGCCCTGCCAGTCGACCAGCAGGCCTGCCGCGTCGCGCACGGTGCTAGGCCCGAGTAGTGGCAACACGAGGTACGGGCCGGGCGGCACACCATAGTGGCCCAACGTGACGCCGAAGTCCGACTGATGCTTCGGCAACCTGGCCTGGCTGGCAAAGTCGAACAGCCCGCCCAGCCCGAACGTGCTATTGATCGCCACGCGCATGATGTCTTCCGTGCCCGCGGTGATCTTACCTTGCAACAAATTGTTGGCGGCGATATACACATCACCGATGTTCGAGAAGAAGCTCGACACACGATCGCGAACGAATAGGGGCAACGCCCAGTTATAGGCGCGCGCCACCGGCTTCATCGCCACGCGATCCAGCGTGTCGTTGAATTCGAACATCGTCCGGTTAAACCCTTCCAGCGGGTCTTGCTTCGACGGCGTCTTCACCGTTGCACAACCGCCCAGCGCTATCGCAGCAGCCGCGGCCACGACGGTGGCTCGCATCCTTGTCATTGTGCTTCCCCTCAGTGTGCCGTCGCGCTTGCCGGCGCGACTTGGATTTGAGATGCGCCAGGGCTAGCCGCGGCAGGCGCGGCCGACTTGCCCGCACCGGCATCCGCCGCCTTGCTGTACAGGAATTGGCCGATCAGGTTTTCCAGCACGATCGCGGATTGCGTCATCGTGAGCGTGTCGCCATCCTTGAGCAGCTGTTCGTCGCCCCCTGGATCCAGGCCGATATACTGCTCGCCGAGCAGACCCGAGGTTAGGATCTTGGCCGACGAGTCCTTCGGAAACGTGTACTGCTTAAATACGTCGATCGTGACCAGTGCCTGGTAAGTCTGCGTATCGAACCCAATGCTCTGTACGCGGCCCACCGTCACGCCGGCGCTTTTGACCGCCGCGCGCGGCTTCAGTCCGCCGATGTTGTCGAATTTCATCTTCACCGAGTAGGTGGCTTGAAACGACAGCGAACTCATATTGCCAGCCTTGAGCGCCAGGAACAGCAGCGCCACAAAACCGAGCACCACGAACAAGCCGACCCAGAAGTCCAGAGCGTTTTTCTTCATCGTCATCCCATTGGAATAGCTATTACCGCTGCGTGCTACACGGGGATCGCGCACGCAGTCGTGCCGGCACACCATAGCGCCGGGCCCATCCATCAATTGAACATCAGCGCGGTCAGCAGAAAATCCAGCCCAAGTACCGCCAGCGATGCGAATACGACCGTCTTGGTCGTCGCGCGCGACACGCCTTCGGGGGTCGGCTTGGCTTCATAGCCTTGGAACAGCGCGACGAAGGTCACCGCAAAACCGAACACGACGCTCTTGATCACGCCGTTGCCGATGTCCTGCCGCAGGTCGACGCCCGATTGCATTTGGGACCAAAACGAGCCAGGGTCCACGCCGATCAATATCACACCGACGAAATACCCGCCGACAATGCCGACCGCGCTGAAGATCGCCGCCAGGATCGGCATGGCGATCACGCCAGCCCAGAATCGCGGTGCGACGACGACCCGGATCGGATCCACGGCCATCATTTCCATCGCGGTCAGTTGTTCGCCCGCCTTCATCAGGCCGATCTCCGCGGTCAGCGACGTGCCGGCACGTCCCGCGAACAGCAACGCAGTGACCACCGGCCCAAGCTCGCGCACCAGCGATAGCGCGACCAACAGTCCGAGCGCTTGCTCGGAGCCGTAGCGATTCAGCGTGTTGTAACCCTGCAAGCCCAGCACGAAGCCGACGAACAACCCCGAAACAGCGATGATGACGAGTGAATAATTACCCAGGAAGTGGATCTGCTGGGTGACGGTGCGCAGGCGCCGCAGCAATGGGAAGCACTCCAATGTAAGCCGCGCGAACATGCGGGCGCCGTAGCCCGTGCGTGAAAGGCCGTCGAGAACGGCGCGGCCGATCGTGGCGATCATGCGCTACTCTCCTGCGCGCGGCGCGGTGCCGAGACCGAAGTCCGCCTCCAGCGGCGCGCTCGCATAGTGAAAATGAAAGGGACCGTCAGGCGCGCCGTCGATGAACTGCCGCACGCTCGGATCCTGCGACGCGCGCAACTGCGCGGGCGTGCCCTCGGCGAGCACCCGCCCATTCGCAATGAAATATACGTAGTCCGCGATCGCAAACGACTCCGGCACATCGTGCGTCACGAGGATCGACGTGGCGCCGAGCGCGGTATTGAGGGTGCGGATCAGGTTCGCGGTAATGCCCAGCGAAATCGGATCCAGTCCCGCGAACGGCTCATCGTACATCATCAGCTCAGGGTCGAGCGCGATCGCCCGGGCCAGCGCGACCCGGCGCGCCATGCCGCCTGAGACTTCGGACGGCACCAAGTCGCGTGCGCCGCGCAAGCCGACCGCGTTGAGTTTCATCAGCACGAGATCGCGGATCAACTCCTCTGGCAGGTCCGTATGCTCGCGCAGCGGGAATGCGACGTTGTCGAACACCGACATGTCAGTAAACAACGCCCCGAATTGGAATAACATGCCCATTTTGCGCCGCGCCGCGTAGATCGCCTGGGGGCCCATTGCACCGACGTCCTCGCCACGGAACAGCACCTGGCCTCGGTTGGCGCGCACCAGCGCACCGATGAGCCGCAACACCGTCGTCTTGCCGCATCCGGAGCCGCCCATAATCGCAACTACCTGTCCACGCTTGAAACGCATGTTCAGGTTCTGGAGCACGAGCCGTTCAGCGCTGTAGCCGAAAGCAACGTCGCGAAGCTCAAGCAGGATATCGGAGGCAGTTGGCGGCACGTAGGCAGTCATCAAAAGCACGGAACGCGGATTATAGGGCCTAAAGCGGATCTGCCGCCTGAAACCTCCACGTGGACTGTACGCGAGACCGCTTACACGCCACCTTCACGGCGTAGGGCATTGGCAGGCGAGCCCCGCATTATCGGATAAACCCTCTTTGCAACGCAAAGATTGCTTTTTCGACGTCGTGGGCTTGCGTTACCGCGCGCACGACCGCGGCACCGCGCACACCGGTGGCCAGCACATCGCCCAGCGTCTGCAGATCGATGCCACCGATTGCCACGCAGGGCACCACGCCGTCCAGCAGCCGCACGTAGCGCGCGAGTCGCGCAAGCCCTTGCGGCACGCTGGGCATCGCCTTAGTGGTGGTCGGAAACACCGCACCCAACGCGATATAGCTCGGCTTGAAGTGCAGCGCCACCAATATCTCGTAGTATCCGTGCGAGGACAGACCCAGCCGCAGCCCCGCGTGCGCCAACGCACCGAGGTCCGCGCGCAGCACATCCTCCTGGCCTAGATGCACGCCGTATGCGCCTTCGTCCAGCGCCAGTTGCCAGTGGTCGTTGATGAACACGCGTGCGTCATCATAGCGACGTCCCGCCGCAACGGCGCGGCGCACGTCAGCCCGCAGCACGGCTAACTCGCGCAGATCCGCTGCGTCGCCCGCCCCGTCAACCTTGCGGCGCAGTTGCACGGTACGCACGCCGAGCGCTAGCAGCCGCTCGATCCAGTCGGCCGTCGGCACCACCGGATACAGACCGAGCGCGGCCGGGCACACAGCGAACGGCTGCACCGGCGCATCGGGCAACCCCCGCACGCGCGGAAAGCGCGACAAGTCGCACGGCCATGGATCCTGCGCATGCTCGTCGCCCTGCCGCCACGCCAGGGCGAGACACAACGCATCGTGCGGCGCGCAGCCACAATCGATGAACGCGGCGAACGCCGCGATCCAGTCGTCGCAAGGTGCGGCCTCCAACGTGCGAACCGCATCGCCCTGATGCAACCGCATAGCACGCGCCGACGCGTCTAGTACCGTGGCACCGGCAGCCACCCAGCGCGCGGCATCGGCCGCATGCGGCTGTGCATCGGTCGCCACGATCACGTCACCGGGCCCTGGCTGCGGCGGCGGCGCGAGACAGATACGCATAGGCAGGCAGGCGCGCGGCCAATCACCCAGCCGTGCGCGGATCCGCTCGGCCGCCTCCAGCAGTTCGTCTGCGGGCGGGTAAAAAACCTCGCGTCCCCACGGGAAGGGACTGCTCACACCCGCTCATCCGAGGGCGGGACGGCAGCGCCTTCCGGCGTGCGATAGCCGTCCTGGTGCCAGAACGGCATGCCGACCACCGGCGTACTCGCGTGCGCGCTGTCGCGCTCCAGCATCGGCCCGGCTAAGTACGCTTCGCGACCCGCATCCACCGCGTTCGCGAATGCCCGTGCCATCGCCTCGGGCCGCGCCGCCTGCGACACCGCCGTGTTGAGCAGCACGGCGTCGAACCCCCACTCCATCACCTGACACGCGTGCGACGGCACACCCAGCCCTGCGTCGACGATCAGCGGTACGTCCGTCAGGCGCTCGCGCAGCAGCTTGAGCCCATACGGGTTCACCACCCCCTTGCCGGTGCCGATCGGGGCGCCCCACGGCATTAACGCCTCGCAGCCAACGTCGAGCAGTCGCCGCGCGACGACGAGGTCTTCCGTGCAATACGGTAATACCTTAAAGCCGTCCCGCACGAGGATGTCGGCCGCCTCGATCAAACCGACCGGATCCGGTTGCAACGTGTAGTCGTCCCCAATCAGCTCGAGTTTGATCCAGTCAGTCTCGAACACTTCGCGGGCCATCTGCGCGGTCGTTACCGCCTCTTTCACGGCATGGCAGCCGGCGGTGTTAGGCAGCAGCGCGGCACCCCGGCGCTTCAGCGCGTCAAAAAAACCGACGTCGGCGTCGCCCTGCGCGGCCAACTGGCGCCGCAGCGCGACGGTGACCATCGCGGGCCGCGCGGCTACGAGCGAGGCCTCCAGCGCATGCAGCGACGGATAGCGCGACGTGCCGAGCAACAGCCGGCTTGTGAAGGGCTGTCCGTACAGGATCAGCGCGTCGGCGGTGGAATGCGAATTCATCATTATCTCCGTCAATTTCAGTGCCTCATAGGTCAGGTTGTCGGCTCGCGTGGCATGCCGCCAATGCGTCATCCGCCTGCCACAGGCTTTACGACGTCGATTCGGTCACCTTGCGTGAGCGCACGCGCTGGATGCTGCGCGCGCGGCACGAATTCGCCGTTGATCGCGACCGCGTACGGCGGCACTGCACCATATGAAGCCAGCGCGTCAGCAAGGCGCGCATCGTCGGGCAACGAGAAAGATTGGTTGTTGATCTGGATATCCATGGTTCATGCATCAGTCAAGCACGGCTGCAGCGCAGCCGCACGGTAAAGCATCGGCCAGCGAGAGGCGGCACGCCATGCGTCGAAACCGTCCGGATCTCGCACCTGCGCATCGAGCAACGCGTGCGCGAGCGCCACGGCTTCGCACACCACCTCAGGCGCAATCATATAGCCGTGGCGGTACAGGCCATTGACGCGCAACACCGACGCGCCATCCCACGACAGCGCAGGACGATGGTCCGGCAGTGTGGGCCGGCAATGCGCATTCAACTCGAGGATCCGGCCCTCGCCGAAGGCGGGATGCAGCGAATAGGCCGCCGACAACAACTCGAGCGCCGAGCGCACGCTCACCGGCGACATATCCTCGCCCTCGATCTCGGTAGCCCCGATCACATAGTGATCGTCCTGCTTGGGCGCGATATACAACGGATAGCGCGGATGCAGCAGACGCACCGGCCGACTCAAACCAATGCCCGGCGCATGGACCCGCGCGACTTCGCCCCGCAAACCGCGCAGACCGGACCAGGCCCGTTTCGCACCCAGTCCACGGCAATCGATCACCAGAGCGGCAGCAGGCAAGGCATCCTCGCGCACGCAGGTATGCCAATGCGTGTCGACATGCAACTCGTCGAGCGCGGCCCCCAGCGCCGCCAGCAACTGCCGATTGTCCAGTTGTCCCTCGCCAGGCAGCAGGCGCGCGTCATGAAAGCGCGTACCAAGCGCCGGCTCGGCTTGCGTGACCTGAGCGCCGTGCAGTGCGACAATGCCGTCGCGCAGCATCGTCATGGGCGCGTTCACACGCACGCGCTGCTCGAACAATGGCCATTCGGCGCGATCGGCCGCATGCCAAACAATCAGCGTGCCGTTGCGCTGAAAGAATACCGGTTGTGGCAACTGCGGCAGCCATTCGGCCCAGCGCTCGAGCGACGCGACGCCCAGCTCCACCAGCAACGGCTCGGCACTGGCAGCTTCGGCCAGCGGCGCGAGCATGGCCGCGGCGACCCACGCTGCCGCACTGCGTCCGCTCGGCTCGCCTTGCTCATACAGCGCGACGCGATGGCCCGCACGCGCGAGCCGCCACGCAATGAGACGACCGGACAAGCCACCGCCCAAGACTGCGACATCGGGCGTCGGCGCCGCGTGGCACGCGGCTTTTGAAAAGGGGTCGGTTTGGTGCACGGCAATCGAATCCTATGTACGGGAATCGGGGTACAAGGACGAAACCGGCGAGATTCACGTGCGGGGCCTAACCACAGTGGCGCGCCGGCAGGCACGTCCGCTCCCTCACGGCAAGACAGAATCGGAAACTTCCCGCGCCGATATTACCCGGATCGGGTGCGAAGAAACTCTTTTTATTAAATCACAAAACCGCCGCGGGCCGCAATTCGTTGCTCTGGCACAATGTCGCGCAATCGCCGCTGCCGAAGCGTGCGCCGCCACGCGCCTTAAGCCGGAATTAAGCGGTAGCCGGAACAATCCGCACTGACACGAGTCGGTCACCGTCGCGACGCCCGCGACAGTGCGACGCAGCGGCGCGCCGATGAATGGACCGATTTGAGGAACCCTACATTTGAGGAACCCTATGAATCAACCCGCATCAGGCAATAACGAGCGTATTACCACGTGGAGCCTGATCAAGCCGTATTGGGTGTCAGACGAAAAGTGGATCGCCTGGGGACTGCTCGCGCTTGTGGTCGCGATAAACATGACCATGGTGGCGGTCAACGCATGGTTCAACACATGGCAGCGTGTGTTCTTCGACTCGATCCAACAGTACAACTATCCGGTGTTCAAGCACTCGCTGCTGCAATTTACCGCGATCGCGATGGCGATGATCCTGCTCGGTTCGTACCGCACGTACTTCCGGCAGATGCTGGAATTTCGCTGGCGCCAGTGGCTCACCACGCAATACATGCACGAGTGGCTGTCGGGCCGTGCGTACTATCGGATTGAGCGCGATAAGCTCGCCGATAATCCGGACCAGCGGGTTTCAGTGGACTTACAGGAACTGGCGAGCACGACGCTGGCGCTCTCGCTGGATTTCCTATCCACGTCCGTCACGTTGCTGTGGTTCAGCCATGTCCTGTGGCACTTGGCCGGCCCGCTCAGCTTCACCGTGTTCGGCACCGATGTGACACTACCCGGCTACATGGTGTGGACCGCCCTGCTCTACGCGGTGATCGGCTCGTACGTCACGCATCGCGTCAACCATCCGCTCGTGTCGATCAACTACCAACAACAACGGGTCGAAGCGGATTTTCGTTTCTCGTTGATCCGATTGCGCGAGAATGCGGACCAGATTGCCCTGTACGAGGGCGAGCGCTCCGAGGAAAAAGCGCTGCAAGGCGCCTTCGGGCACATTCGCGACAATTGGCGGATGATCATGCGCTATACGCGGCGTCTGAACCTGGTCGTGGTCAGCTATTCGCAACTGGCCATTGTGTTCCCGTTCATTGCCGCCGCGCCGAAATACTTCGCGAAGGCGGTCAGCTACGGCGGTTATCAGCAGATAATCGGCGCGTTCGGTACCGTCAGCAGCTCGTTCTCATGGTTCATCAGCAGCTACTCGACGCTGGCCGCATGGCGCGCTGTGACTAACCGGCTCAAGGAATTCCGGCGCATTATGGCGCAGCCGCAGTTGCTCGAGTCGACGTCGCGGGCCACCGAACACGGCGGCATTCACACGAGGATGGCCGATACAACGGTATTGCGCGTGCAGGCGCTGCGACTGATGCGCCCGGATGGCACGCCGCTGTCGACGATCGGCTCGTTTGCCATCGCGCCCGGCTCGCGGGTGCTAGTGCGAGGCGCGTCGGGCTCCGGCAAAAGCACACTGCTGCGCTCGCTGGCCGGCCTATGGCCATTTGGCAGCGGCACCATCGAGATGCCCGTCAACGCACGGGTGATGTTCGCGCCGCAAAAAAGCTACGTGCCAATCGGCACACTCAAGGGCGCGCTGTGCTATCCGGCGGCGGCTGACGCGTTCACCGACGCGGACTGTGTCGACGTGCTGCGCGCCTGCCGGCTGGGCGAACTAGTCGATAAGCTCGGCGTGAGCGACCATTGGGAGCGCGTACTGTCGCCAGGCGAACAGCAACGCCTGGCGATCGCCCGCGTGCTGTTGCAAAAGCCCGATTTCCTGTTCCTTGACGAGGCGACCAGCGCGCTCGACCTCGACACCGAGGCGGCGCTGTACCACGTGCTGACGCAACGTTTAGCTCACGCGGCCATCGTCAGTGTCGCGCACCGGGAGTCCGTGCAAGCGATGCATGACAAAACAATCGAAGTGGTACGCGATAACTGACGTGCGGCAGCGTGATAACGGCTGTGCCCCACGCGCGCATAGCGCAGTCACGCCTGGCTGCGCCCGGCCGGAACCGCCGCGAGCGTCGCGTAGCGTGATCCGGCCGGCGTCAGCGTGCTGCTGACCAACGCCAGCGTAGCAAAGGTGATCAACGGCGGCACGGGACGCACCGTTTCGAAATCATGCGTCGGCGCGGGCGGATCACCGCGCAGCCTGGCTAGGGTCAGATGCGGCCGTAACGGCCGCGCAGCGGCGGGCACACCGGCCCGCTCCAGCAGCACGTCGACGCGAGCCGCCCACGCGAGGAACGCCGGCGCGCTGATCAGTTCAAGCGCATACACGCGCGCCCGCCTGGCGCTGGGCAGCATCGCGGCATGCGAGGTGGGCAGCCTGTCCGGCACCGGCGTCAGCGTCGGCCATTCGTCGATCAGCCGTTTTCCCCCGCTCGGCGTCAGTGCGCCAACAAACCGTATGGTCAGATGAATCTGCTCACGCGGCGTCCATCTGACGCCTGCCATATGACCGGCGCGCCATGGAGCGCGCCATGCGTCGATGGCATCGAGAGCGCCGGAGTCGGGAATGAGTGCAACAAAGCAACGCTGCAGTCTGACATCCATCGATGATCCCCTACGGCAAAGCCGCCCTGCTACGCCCGACTCAAACTCAGCGCGGCAACTCCGAGCCCCCCATCAGGAACGCGTCCACCGCGCGCGCGCATTGGCGACCTTCGCGAATGGCCCAAACTACCAGCGACTGCCCCCGACGCACGTCACCAGCAGCAAACACCTTGTCGACCGACGTGTGATACGCACGCTCGCCGTCGGTGCCAGCCCGCACGTTGCCGCGCTGATCCTTGTCAACGGCGAACGCATTAAGCATCGCCGCCGCCGGCTGCGTGAAGCCCATCGCAAGCAGTACCAGGTCTGCTTTCATTTCGAACTCGGAACCGGGCACCTCCTGCATTTTGCCGTCCCTCCACTCGACGCGCGCAGCGATCAGCTTTTCGACCTTGCCTCTGCTGCCCTCGAAACGCTTGGTCGCGACCGACCAATCGCGCTCGCAACCTTCCTCATGCGACGACGACGTGCGCAGCTTGATCGGCCAGTACGGCCACACGAGAGGCTTGTCCTCCTCCTGCGGCGGCTGCGCCAGCAATTCGAACTGCGTGACACGCTTCGCGCC
This region of Mycetohabitans endofungorum genomic DNA includes:
- the thpR gene encoding RNA 2',3'-cyclic phosphodiesterase, with the translated sequence MDVRLQRCFVALIPDSGALDAIDAWRAPWRAGHMAGVRWTPREQIHLTIRFVGALTPSGGKRLIDEWPTLTPVPDRLPTSHAAMLPSARRARVYALELISAPAFLAWAARVDVLLERAGVPAAARPLRPHLTLARLRGDPPAPTHDFETVRPVPPLITFATLALVSSTLTPAGSRYATLAAVPAGRSQA